A stretch of DNA from Synechococcus sp. PROS-9-1:
GGCATGGCGAACTAGCCCTCCTTAAGCGGCTAAGGCCTTCTTGGCGATCAGGGTGCCGTAAAGCTCTTCCAGAGCATCGATGTTGGACACCATCCGGTAGCGCTCCATGACCCGCTCCCGCGCTCGCCGGCCTAGCTCCTGGGTGAGCAGAGGTTGATCACGGAGAACGGGCAGCAGGGTGCGGAGTTGGGTGGTGACCCCTTGCGTGCTGAGAACGATGCCTGCCCCACCTGCGAGCACTTCTCCATCAGCTCCAGCATCCGTGGCCACGCAGGCGCATTGGCAGGCCATGGCCTCGAGAAGGGCAATGGAGAGCCCCTCCACCAGCGATGGCAGCACAAACACCTCAGCGCACTGGAGCAGGGCGATGCGCGTGTTGAGATTTGCTTCATAGCCCCACCACAACAGATCCCCGATCCCATTGCCGTACACGTTTTGCAGCGTGCTGCGCAGGGGGCCGTCACCCACGATCACGAGTCGGCACCCCGCTGGCTTGACCAGTCGCCAGGCCCGCAATAACGCTTCCACATTCTTCTCGGTTGCGATCCGCCCCATGTACAGAAAAATGCGCTGATCACCAAGGCGTGAGCGCACGTTATGGAGCTCCTCGCTGATCGAGGCGGGATGGCTTGGGGCCGGAGACCAGCGCTCGGGATCCACGCCATTGGGAATGACAGCAAGGCGAGTTTCGTGGACCCCTAAACGGTTCAGAACGTCCGCCTGAAGATCGGAAAAGACAATGACACGGTCGTATCGGGAGAGAGCAGGCGCGTAGAGCTGGTAGCTGAGCTGTTGCGTGCCCGCTGTGAGGTTGCGCAAGCCTGCGTCAAACGGTGGATGAAAGGTCGCGACCAGCGGAATGCCTAACGGCTGGCAAAGCTCTGGAAGCCTGAAGTCAAGGGGGGAAAGGGTGAGGCTGGCGTGCACGACATCGGGCTGAAGCCTCTTCAAGGACTCACGCAACTCCCTCTGCGCCCTAGGGGAGGGAATCGTGTACACCTGAGACTTCACTAAATAGGGCAGGCTCACATCTGGATCGTGTGCAAGCAACGACGTGTTGCTGCTACCGGGCGCGCCAGGATTATCGAAATGAATGAAGCTGGTTTGATGGCCGCGTTTCTTTAGGGCTTCTGTGGTGCTCAGCCCGTAGGTGACATTGCCGCAAAACGGAGTTTTTTTGCCGAGCCAGGCAATGTGGGCCACTGGCACCGTCCCGAAGCCGAGTCTGAAGTTAGCAGCGCTCCCAAGGACGCTCCCACAAAGCGGCAGCTAAAGAAAGTGCCGCAAGCACCCAGAGCACCGGGATCAAGCCAATGCTGCTTACCAGGGCGCCGGCAAGAACCAGGGGCAGGCTGAGAGCAATGTTGATCAGGTTGTTCTGAAGCCCGAAGACCCGACCTCGCTGGGATTCTGGAGTGTCCTCCTGAATCGTGGTCTGGGCAGGAATCGCTACGAGAGCGGCACCAATGCCGAGGATGCCGCACAACAGCAAGGTGATGCTGAGATTTCCTCGCAGTTGCCCGAGCATGATCAGACACCAGGTGATCGTGCCCAGTCCGGCTGCGGCGAGTCGCCGACGGCTAAAGCGATGGCCCATTTGGGCCACCAGCACCGCGCCAATGGCCATTCCTAGTCCGCTCATTGCTAGCAGGGTGCCGAAGCCTGTTGGCCCCAGCCCTTGGATGGCAGATGCCAGGCTGATCGCCAGGACATAAAGCGCGGCTAGGAGGCTGTAAAGCACCACGAGATGCACCATGGCTCCGCGGACGGATACCTGCTCTCGAAGCACCTGTATCCCCGCCACGATTTCTTTCCAGACCGAATCGCTGCTGTCTTTTCTCGGTGGCTCGCGCATCTGGATGGTGCTCAGACTGATGGCCGCCATGCCGTAACAGAACGGCAAAAGCAGAAATTCGCCACCGTTGATGCCCACCATTTGAAGCAGGTGGTTGAGTCCTCGCAGGATTGGATCGCCCAAGGCAAAGCCAACGATTGTGGCCCCCATGCTCGTGGCTTGATAGAGGGAGTTGGCGGCCAGAAGATGTTCTCTTGGCACCAGCAGTGGGATCGTCGCCTGTTCGGCGGGGGCGAAAAACTGGGTCAGAACCGACTCGAGGAAGGTCATGACCAGCAGAGCCCAATATCCCCAGCTCAGTCCAAACCAGTGGGGTCCAGGGATCAGGAACAGAGGGGTGCACAGCACTAATAGTGCCCGCAGGCCATTGGAGGCCACCATCACCCTGCGTTTGGGCCAGCGGTCGACCCACACACCCGCAACGGATCCGAGCACCATCGCTGGGATGGTGTTGGCGACGTAGATGCCGGTAGCGAGCAAGGTGATGCGTTGGGCTCGCGTCTCGAAATCCATGCGAATCGCAGAGGCGATTTCAGCAAGCGCGCCATTGCTATCCGGTGTATTGGTCACCCAGTATTGGGCGATCAAATACACCATCAAGACGATGTAGAACTTGTCCGCGAGTTGGGAGAAGATCTGGCCGACCCAGAGGCGTCGGAAGCCATCGAGATGGATCACGGCTTGAAGGCCGCGGCGACCCTCTGGATTGGCGCTGGTGGGCAGGGCCGGGTCCGGGCTGTTTAGGGGAGGACCGCTCAAAATGTGTTCATTCGCCGAATCATGATCGCCCACCA
This window harbors:
- a CDS encoding glycosyltransferase family 4 protein, with translation MAHIAWLGKKTPFCGNVTYGLSTTEALKKRGHQTSFIHFDNPGAPGSSNTSLLAHDPDVSLPYLVKSQVYTIPSPRAQRELRESLKRLQPDVVHASLTLSPLDFRLPELCQPLGIPLVATFHPPFDAGLRNLTAGTQQLSYQLYAPALSRYDRVIVFSDLQADVLNRLGVHETRLAVIPNGVDPERWSPAPSHPASISEELHNVRSRLGDQRIFLYMGRIATEKNVEALLRAWRLVKPAGCRLVIVGDGPLRSTLQNVYGNGIGDLLWWGYEANLNTRIALLQCAEVFVLPSLVEGLSIALLEAMACQCACVATDAGADGEVLAGGAGIVLSTQGVTTQLRTLLPVLRDQPLLTQELGRRARERVMERYRMVSNIDALEELYGTLIAKKALAA
- a CDS encoding MFS transporter, with product MSGPPLNSPDPALPTSANPEGRRGLQAVIHLDGFRRLWVGQIFSQLADKFYIVLMVYLIAQYWVTNTPDSNGALAEIASAIRMDFETRAQRITLLATGIYVANTIPAMVLGSVAGVWVDRWPKRRVMVASNGLRALLVLCTPLFLIPGPHWFGLSWGYWALLVMTFLESVLTQFFAPAEQATIPLLVPREHLLAANSLYQATSMGATIVGFALGDPILRGLNHLLQMVGINGGEFLLLPFCYGMAAISLSTIQMREPPRKDSSDSVWKEIVAGIQVLREQVSVRGAMVHLVVLYSLLAALYVLAISLASAIQGLGPTGFGTLLAMSGLGMAIGAVLVAQMGHRFSRRRLAAAGLGTITWCLIMLGQLRGNLSITLLLCGILGIGAALVAIPAQTTIQEDTPESQRGRVFGLQNNLINIALSLPLVLAGALVSSIGLIPVLWVLAALSLAAALWERPWERC